The genomic region AGAGGACCAGAGATGAAATCGGGTATTCACCCCAATTACGTAGAGACCACCGTGGTTTGTGGCTGTGGCAACAGCTTCCAGACCCGTAGCACCAAGGAGAGCGGCCACATCGTGGTCGAGGTCTGCTCCCAGTGCCACCCCTTCTACACCGGCAA from Mycolicibacterium sp. YH-1 harbors:
- the rpmE gene encoding 50S ribosomal protein L31, coding for MKSGIHPNYVETTVVCGCGNSFQTRSTKESGHIVVEVCSQCHPFYTGKQKILDSGGRVARFEKRYGKRAGASEKAASDN